In one Plasmodium falciparum 3D7 genome assembly, chromosome: 14 genomic region, the following are encoded:
- a CDS encoding pre-mRNA-splicing factor CWF18, putative gives MDTNDYENLRFYNYIPVNKELKKSCIPCPDTEDYEAKLNKEFDEELTKVFQGNILDQINAKDINADLKRDLKKKLDILSKKTDKAVVQLIKQKINENKNKENITNTNDDEKEKETMTLNFDKKGDKNFGHVLYKTLDKLDVMDDESD, from the coding sequence ATGGATACAAATGATTATGAGAATTTAAGGTTTTATAATTACATTCCAGTAAATAAGGAACTAAAGAAATCATGTATCCCATGTCCTGATACTGAAGATTATGAAGCAAAATTAAATAAGGAATTTGATGAAGAATTAACGAAAGTATTTCAAGGTAACATCTTAGATCAAATAAATgcaaaagatataaatgcTGATTTAAAAAGAGACCTGAAAAAGAAATTGGatattttatcaaaaaaaacaGATAAGGCTGTTGTTCAAttaattaaacaaaaaataaatgaaaacaaaaataaagaaaatattacaaatacaaatgatgatgaaaaggaaaaagaaacaatgacattaaattttgataaaaaagGTGATAAGAACTTTGGTcatgttttatataagaCACTTGATAAATTAGATGTAATGGATGATGAATCAGATTAA
- a CDS encoding LCCL domain-containing protein, translating to MKYINTICFVLIFLSSKCNTQNYDKENLKKLTEYRQQHRKTVDGRLCAAAFVQDDQTYTDCTRATDPNGITGKEWCYVEVQLIGKGNRDWDYCKGVINYDVVRSKARTFFQSKSNELLDAVNKLDFEYKKLVGIYEKYKEVCGNASDLLKKKIQDINDLAKNSSRNINRLLLQATSLSDTGNKIIELEEEVEKNRKSYLENKKNCSMQKGYVVEEKADGLMASYYNNAYFSGYPTAIHNDKYINFIWDTGIPIENIPYQHFSIRWDGYLKIPESDNYIFSVDHDCGIRIFLDNSPIIVDNMPFPKEEESEEIRPISIQSFDKMNSKVHKTNSEKLGLIGGKKYKIRIEYFHLSTMKFANPHISHIILYWKSNNIMEEIIPSNYFFQGNVSTPLRITELNGDTFEIFPLQNGVHAFMNNMSYLINDIPTIHEKLKAIRTLYNFNKNIIKFRINVYCIVYIAIPKEQKKNIPLNDITKKEFTNTKETLSIYEVQQNSNNSSTEQKIYYIYSSQYNEGEVIISLPTPTTFLLFVQPSDLRSGDTCKGYVQPVSLTSSDYFHSCYTSSYESQMFDCNAGFSGNNQEKEYSTWKTAQNKSLGQYVSINFKYDIDIHSFTFKTLNLSNNNTINELSLYFPSIKNPEIFSISPGHHHYVLKTPIKTNTVKVVISKVNNPKAQTGGNITFYGIPCIDIKNQEKESDKKKSQYEINIFFRSKNVHISKPFNWIIDNGMKKSDHGFFKYGWDLLPTPIDLRYLDKKDPTHAGISFVPYECNNTNTCNKQTFNKWSIDLIHEGTYSVTIEIGSPTGKQEINSIKVNNEIFINNIFLKPKQYTKVTANIVIKENKTLELTTNTNTVIQSIQILFLHN from the exons ATGAAGTACATAAATACTATTTGCTTTGTATTAATCTTTCTTTCTTCTAAATGTAACACTCAAAATTATGATAAGGAAAATTTAAAG aAACTGACGGAATATCGACAACAACATAGGAAAACCGTGGATGGGCGTCTATGTGCAGCAGCCTTTGTTCAAGACGATCAAACATATACAGACTGCACTAGGGCAACAGATCCTAATGGTATAACGGGAAAGGAATGGTGCTATGTGGAGGTTCAATTAATAGGAAAAGGAAATAGAGATTGGGATTATTGCAAAGGAGTAATTAATTATGATGTTGTACGAAGTAAGGCACGTACTTTTTTCCAATCTAAATCCAATGAACTTCTTGATGCTGTAAACAAATTAGATTTtgaatacaaaaaattagttggtatatatgaaaaatataaagaagtATGTGGTAATGCATCCgatttgttaaaaaaaaaaattcaagaTATTAATGATTTAGCAAAAAATTCCAGTCGTAACATTAAtagattattattacaagCAACATCTCTAAGTGATActggaaataaaataattgaaCTAGAAGAGGAGgtagaaaaaaatagaaaatcatatcttgaaaataaaaagaactGTTCTATGCAGAAAGGTTATGTTGTTGAAGAAAAAGCTGATGGATTAATGGCtagttattataataatgctTATTTTTCTGGTTATCCTACAGCCATacataatgataaatatataaactttATATGGGACACAGGGATACCAATAGAAAATATTCCTTACCAACATTTTTCAATTAGATGGGATGGATATTTAAAAATCCCTGAATCAGATAATTACATTTTCTCAGTAGATCATGATTGCGGgataagaatatttttaGATAATTCTCCTATAATTGTAGACAATATGCCTTTTccaaaagaagaagaatcaGAAGaaataagacctatatctaTTCAATCATTCGATAAAATGAATTCCAAAGTGCATAAAACAAATTCAGAAAAGTTAGGATTAATAGGtggaaagaaatataaaataagaattgaatattttcatttgagTACTATGAAATTTGCAAATCCACACATATcccatattatattatactgGAAgtcaaataatattatggaaGAAATAATACCatcaaattatttttttcaaggTAATGTATCTACGCCTTTAAGAATAACGGAATTAAATGGAGATACATTTGAAATTTTTCCATTACAAAATGGGGTACATGcatttatgaataatatgagttatttaattaatgacATACCTACAAtacatgaaaaattaaaagcaATTAGAActctttataattttaataaaaatataatcaaaTTTAGGATAAATGTATATTGTATTGTTTATATAGCTATAccaaaagaacaaaaaaagaatatccCTTTAAATGATATTACTAAAAAAGAGTTTACAAACACTAAAGAAACGTTATCCATATATGAAGTACAACAAAATTCAAATAACAGTTCAACGGAacaaaagatatattatatatattcttcacAATATAATGAAGGAGAGGTTATTATATCTCTACCTACTCCTACAACATTTTTACTCTTTGTACAACCGAGTGATTTACGATCAGGTGATACATGTAAAGGTTATGTACAACCAGTTTCTCTAACTAGTTCGGATTATTTCCATTCATGTTACACCTCTTCTTATGAATCCCAAATGTTTGATTGTAACGCTGGATTCAGTGGTAATAACcaagaaaaagaatattcaACATGGAAAACTGCACAAAATAAATCACTGGGTCAATACGTAAGTATAAATTTTAAGTATGACATAGACATACACTCTTTTACGTTTAAAACATTGAATttatctaataataatacaatcaatgaattatctttatattttccaaGCATAAAAAACCCAgaaatattttctatatctcCTGGGCATCATCATTATGTCCTTAAAACTCCAATAAAGACCAATACGGTAAAAGTTGTAATTTCCAAAGTAAATAATCCCAAAGCTCAAACAGGTGgtaatataacattttatgGTATACCTTgtatagatataaaaaatcaagaaaaagaatcagacaaaaaaaaaagtcaatatgaaattaatattttttttagaagcaaaaatgtacatatttcTAAACCATTCAATTGGATAATAGATAATGGAATGAAAAAATCAGATCATGGATTTTTCAAATACGGATGGGATTTATTACCTACACCAATTGATTTGAGATATTTAGATAAAAAAGATCCTACACATGCAGGAATTTCGTTTGTCCCATATGAATGTAATAACACTAATACATGTAATAAGCaaacatttaataaatggTCCATAGATCTTATACATGAAGGAACATATTCTGTTACTATAGAAATAGGATCTCCTACGGGCAAACAAGAAATTAATTCAATTAAAGTTAATAatgaaatttttataaataatatttttcttaaacCTAAACAATATACTAAAGTAACTGCTAACATTGTTATCAAGGAAAATAAGACATTGGAACTTACAACTAATACAAATACGGTAATACAATCTATACAGATATTATTCCTTCATAACtaa
- a CDS encoding calcineurin subunit B translates to MGNTQAILSEKDQKDLLQAANFSETDIKKMYKRFIELDTNKNGQLDPNELFDVPEICDNPLVKRVISIFDSNSDGKVSFVEFLVGITKLASSTDDFQKKKFAFDVYDINKDGMISNGELFTVMKMMVGNNLNDTQLQQLVDRTILQADKDGDGMISFEEFKDMISHMDVGNKLKLEL, encoded by the exons atggG AAACACACAAGCGATATTATCTGAAAAAGATCAAAAAGATTTATTACAAGCAGCTAATTTTAGTGAAACAGATatcaaaaaaatgtataaaagaTTTATAGAACttgatacaaataaaaatggacAGTTAGATCCTAATGAATTATTTGATGTTCCTGAAATATGtgat AATCCCCTAGTTAAAAGGGTTATATCAATATTTGATTCAAATTCAGATGGAAAAGTTTCATTTGTAGAATTTTTAGTTGGaataa CAAAATTAGCATCTAGTACTGATGATTTCCAGAAGAAGAAATTTGCCTTTGATGTATACGATATTAATAAAGATGGAATGATATCTAATGGAGAATTATTTACCGTTATGAAAATGATGGTTGGTAATAATTTGAACGATACACag TTACAACAATTAGTAGATCGAACTATATTACAAGCAGATAAAGATGGTGACGGAATGATATCCTTTGAAGAATTTAAagat ATGATATCACATATGGATGTTGGAAATAAATTGAAGCtagaattataa